In the genome of Arachis stenosperma cultivar V10309 chromosome 6, arast.V10309.gnm1.PFL2, whole genome shotgun sequence, the window ttaattaatacacaCAATAAACttgatttaataaattaaaaaaaataaactaaaaatactaacaaaacattacaagaaataaattaagaaatactGCTAACCGTTCACatttaaaaaaggaaaaatctaggggccagcagttttattaaattttggccagcatgtaaccagcagagaaaggtgagccattggatgaaatctcacaccaatctcacaccatcaaatcattaTTGAAGactagttgatggctaacaatcacaaaaattactgGCCACCTAGCATTGCTCTTTAAAAAAACCATCAAATTCAAAAAGCGCAAATCCAATTCCAATTCTGGGTTCCTAATTGTATCATTGACGTCGCCATGAACAACGATGATGGGGTGCTGTCAATCCCACTGAAGAAGACTGATCCGGTGGAGCTGTACCTGCCGTTACGTAAGTTGGTAGCCTCAAAATACTCGGAGAGCGATGCACAAAAAGTTGAAAGCGTTCTCGAAACCCTAAACAAATGCCGGCGGGACATGGTGGAGCGTAGAGCGGACCTCTCCCTTCCCATGCAACGTGACTGCCTCATCCACTACTTCAAATGCCTTTCCATGGTTGAGCCACTCTTCACCTCTATCTCTTCCGACGCCGACCCCATTCTCTTTGTCTGGTACGACGCCTTCAAACCTGACCATCGAGATGGGGTCTCCTCACAGCTTAACGGCATCCAATTGGAGAAGGCCGCTGTTCTCTTCAACCTCGGAGCCATCTACAGCCAGATTGCTGCCTCTTGCGACCGTACCACCGCCCTTGGCCGTCACCTTGCAATTGAAGCCTTCAAAGTTGCCGCCAATTTCTTCCGCAAACTCCTGCAATTTTTTGCCAAGCACGTGGTCTACGCCACCCTCGATTTAACTTTCCTCTTCGCCGAGTTTCTGCACCTCCTCTTCTCCGCTCAGGCTTCCGAGCTCGAATTACACGAACTCCTCAACAAAAACGACGCCGGTTACGCTTTCCAACAACACCGATGTGCCCTAGCGTTTATATCGGTTAGTCTTCACTCTTGATTGATGATTTTACACTTATTTTTCATTCTAAtgatgatgaattgatgatgatgTAGGTTTATGAGCTTCATCGTAGAGCGTATGCAACGATAAGGAATGATTCGGCTGCACGGAAACATTTGCTCTCTTTTGACCGAACCTGGTTAACTCGTCTTAAACAGAAGGTGGCATTCTTATACGCGGAGGCTCGTCAGAGGGAATCATCCATCCTACCCCAATCCGAACGACCTCATGTTTGTTCAAGGGTCGAATCTTGTGCTCTTGATCATGATGCAGAATGTGTCACTGAGATATTAGTTAGAGGGATTTGCTCGACGAAAACCCAGCTATACGAAATACAAACCCGAATGTACGTTGACCTCATCCTCTCCGAGTACAATCCTTTCAAGATTATGAAGGATGGAAAGCTGGTGGCTTACCCTTGGGATATGCCTCCTCCTTATCCAACAGATTCGGCAATCCTCTCATCTTCGTTGTCTTCTTCGTCCTTCCTTCCTTTGAAGAAGACTGAGCTCTTGAATCTCTATGAGTCCTTTGGAAAGTTGGTGGCTTACCCATGGAATATACCTCCTCCTTATCCAACAGATTCGGCAATCCTCTCATCTTCGTTGTCTTCTTCGTCCTTGTCGGATATTCTTCGATTCCTTCCTTTGAAGAAGACTGAGCCCTTGAATCTCTATGAGTCCCTGCGCAGTTACTTTGTCCTCAAATAGTCTGAGAGCGTGGCAAACAGAGTAGAAGGCCTTCTCCAAATGCTACACAAATTGCGCAATGAGATGCTGCGTGATGACCTTTCGCTACCCCTTCGCCGTGATTGCCTCATCCTTTATTTGAAATACCTTTGCATGATTGAGCCTGTCTTCCCTATGAATGTCTCACCCAACCCACCTATCTTTGTTTGGTACAATGCCATCTTCCCTCAAGAGCACTCTTCTCAGCATAACATCCATTTGGAGAAGGCCTCTGTTCTCTTCAACCTGGGATCCCTCTGCACCCGCATTGCTCTCTCCTGCGAtctcaccaccatccatggccTTCGCCTTGCCATGGACGCCTTAAATGATGCTTCACGTTGGCTCACTCGACTGAGATACTGTGAGTCTGGCCTGGCATCTGGCACGTCTGACTTGTCAGAATTCTACATCAATATCATAATCTGTCAGTTTCGCTACTTGAAATCGAAGTTTCCTCGTCCCCAATCTGTTGAatcatcctcatcatcaccTAGATATGCTGTATGTATAATCATCTACCTTTTCAGTTGATCTTTTCTTAGTACAATTGATTGATGTCCATCTTGATTTGTTAAATTGTTTGATTGAGATGATGCAGGCCTACTCAGCTTATAATCCGGTCAAATATGAGCTTTTTGCTTATGATCCAAGTGATGTCACTGAACAATTTCTTTTGGGGTATTGTAATGCTTACTCCATGGTTCAAGATTTATGTCAAGGACCATTGCCATGGGAAACACCACCATGCTTGGACCTTCTCTCTGAGGTTAGCCCTGTCAAGATTAAGGATGGAAATCTTGTGGCCAATGCAACCTTAGAGGCACCAAATTCAGCATTGGAGAACATGAGCTTGCAGGAGACGACACTACAGTAACATTACCGTTGAGAAAAGCTTTAGGACTTAACTTTTTTACTTTGTTGGTTGATGCTACAACTTTGATCTCCTAGTTATTGCGGGTTATTGTTGCATATCCGTAAACTGAACTTATTCAGTGTTTCCAATTTCCATCAATATAATGCCTAGGAATTTTAAACAAGCAAATAATATTGTTTCATTTAGAATGAACTTCTGCTTTGGAAAGATGTGAATGAACTTGTTTCCTCTTCAGAAAAGGATATCATCCACCAACTATATGTGAGCATGTTATGATGCCATTGCTTGGTTCTAAGTATGTTGGTGCTGGAGTATGCATCACATAAATGTAATAGTTGCTCCAGCATTTTTTGTTTCATTgtttagtttttgtttctttcggTACTACACTCTGACTAATTTTACTGTTGAAAAAAAATGGGTTAGTAACAAGAGTTTCTATGATACTGTGGTTAATTAATTATGGCATGAGAAAGTTAATGACTAGGGATATCTTAATACAGTGTTTTGATATTTTGTTAGGTGCATGTTTTGGTGTCTAGGAAATTCCTTGAATCAATTGAGAAGATTGTTATTAGCCAACGTCCTGTGTTCTTGGTAAACAATGTGATtttggtcttcttaggtctgaTCATTCTGTGTTCCCTTATGGTACTGGATTTTTTTTCTCCCCTGTTTCGGTTAACttgttgaaaagaaaaaaaaatgaagtatTAGAATTTAGAACAATGGTTTAAATGGAACAGATTATTTAGAACAATGGTTTAgtattagaattaaaaaaaaaaactactttACTATAATGAACAATTTATAACAATTTGTATATTAAGATAATTATCTTGGTATATTTTAGTTTACATTAGATGACATTatgaaattgatttttattttggaAGCATAGAAATGAATGTTCTTATATTTCCCAATCATTTATCTCCTAAAACATTTTTGGTTGCACATTAATATAAAAGTCAAGGTTATTCTATGATTTCTGTAATTATAATTAAACTTAGGTATTAGAAAGTAGACAAGAGTAAGAGTAAGAGGAGAAAAAATcattcatttcaattaattaaaaagggtTTACCTCAGTTTAACAAgcaaatatttttcttattaatccTTGCAAATTGTACTTCTAACTCTAATAGATGAAAAATGAAACATGAAATCTCATGAGACAATAATAAAagctaattttgatataaaaactattttatatcACCGTTCAATCATGTTTgttcttttaaataattattcacaTATTGATTGTAAAAATAGTTACttttactaatataatgatatgTAACTAGATacacataaaatttatttatactgtcagcatattaaaattaaattccataataattaataagccatggaaaataaattaaaaagcaaaaaatCGAAAGTGGAACCTCAAATTACAAGTAGTTTTGACCTTGATTTTTGGATTATAGTACTACAACAACATTAAGTGAGGAGGAAGAACATCATCATCAAACTGAAGTTATTGACAAAAGCTTTAAgaattaacttttttattttgtggaTCTCGTAGTTATTGCGGGTTATTGTTGCATATCGGTAATTTGAAATTATTCAGTGTTTCCAATTTCTATCAATGCCCAATAATTTTAAACAAGCAAATAATATTGTTTCATTTAGAATGAACTTCTGCTTTGGAAACATGTGAATGAACTTGTTTCCTCTTCAGAAAAGGATATCATCGACCAGCTATATGGCGAGCATGTTATGATGCCATTGCTTGGTTCTAAGTATGTTGATGCTGGAGTATGTATCACATAAATGTAATAGTTGCTCCAGCATTGTTTGTTTCATTgtttagtttttgtttctttcagTACTATATTCTGACTAATTTTACTGTTGAAAAAAAGGGTTTGCTAGTAATAAGAGTTTCTATGATACTGTGGTTAATTATGGCATGAGAAAGTTAATGATTAGGGATATCTTAATACAGTGCTTTGATATTTTGTTAGGTGCATGTTTTGGTGTCTAGGAAATTCCTTGAATTAATTGAGAAGATTGTTATTAGCCAACGTCCTGTGTGGCGAGTCAATGCTGCCCAGATTGATAAACAATGTGATTTTGGTCTTCTGATCATTCTGTGTTCTCTCATGGTACTGGATTTTTTTTCTCCCCTATTTCGGTTAATttgttgaaaagaaaaaaaaaatttaagtattAGAATTTAGAACAATATAACATTATCTTGCTGAGAAGACATTTGTACATAGGCTTATCACCAATTTGAAATTCTGTTCCTTGTTTTCATTTCAGATAGCCAAGGATCGAAGCCCTGCATTTCTGTTTCCATTAtgttcatatattattattcttagGTTCAATCTTTTCCCACTAATCTAgctgctttttcatttttcgcCCCTTGTTTTACCTTGCTTGTAACAATTTAAactactttttaaaaaatcagcCCAAATGGGGATTTCTTCCTCAATCTAGATTTCTATCTGAAGAGTAACTCGATTTGAAATGCATCAAGCTCTGAAGTTGCATCAAGGCGCAGTATAGCACACAAAAGTTAACTTTTCATGGTGATTTAGGACTCAATGctatttccttttttttggttttaagtTAAAAATATGCTTGCAGATATCAGAGGTAAGTCAATACAATCCACTTGATCTATTCTTGGGATCTAAAGAGAGGATTCGTAAGGCTACCAAGGATCTCTTTATTACTCCTCAGAACAATTTTCGTGTATTTTTGAATGGCTTTCTCATACTCGGAGGACTGGGAGGTGGCACAAGGAAAACAGATTCGCACATGGCTCAAGCATTTGAGGAAAGGCTGTAGTCTGTCGTTGATGCCGATAAAGGTCATTGTACGGAGAACTTGTTTACGCTCGTTCCTTGATCAGCTCCTTGAGGTTCAGAAGCTCGACATTTTCGACATAGAAGGAGCCATCCATGCATATTATAACATTATTTCTCAACCATGCATGGCATGTAGAGAATTGAATGAAGAGCAGGCAAAACGGTACAAGTCTTTTCATTCGGCTTCATTGGATGAAAGTTTGAGAATTGTGAAGAACTACCTTATAGCAAAGGACAAAGGAGGATTCATCATCTATATATAATAACATATATCTTGAGTCAACTAACCAAGCCTTTGATTTTAAGGTAAACAGCACTTTACATTTGTCATTCTtggtttaattttttactattctGAATTCATTTCAATAAAAAagatcccccccccccccccctccttTCTAAAGAAAAAGGCAAAAATAATTTACTATGCTTGACATTGAATCTTTGTTTAGGTGTATTTTATCGACCTTGATTTGAAGCGATTGAATAAAATGGAAGAATATTATGAGTTAGATAAGAAAATAGTGAGCTGTTATGAACAAAGTATGAACATGGATCatcaagaaagaaacaaagtTATCAACAAAATGAATCGAGAAGTAACAAATGTGCAGGGAACTTCTTGAGACAGCATATTAAGATTTCAATAACTTCAGTTTGATGATGATGTTCTTCCTCCTCACTTAATGTTGTTGTAATACTATAATCCAAAAATGAAGGTCAAAACTATTTGTAATTTGAGGTTCTACTTTCGattttttgctttttaatttattttccatggattattaattattattggaATTTAATTTTAACACGCTGatagtataaataaattttatgtgcATCTAGTTACATATTATCATATTAGTACTTGTTTGGCCACCATTAAAtcgataaaaaaatattttttttaatgaaaaaggatcattttttttagtttttagtgtgtttgtcaaatttttaatagtaaaagtaaaaatactagaaatataaaaaaaataaaaacatcttTTTGAGAAGCTacaatttatatcttttttttaaatatttaaaaaaaaagatgtttttcacataataaataaacaaaaaagtatatttatcttattttaattaaacataatttataaataaaaatatatttttatatgagatatttaaatataaatatttttatttttgtaaaaaaattttttaaaatatattttttaaatggtACCCAAACAAATTCTTAATAAAAGTAaccatttttataatttaaatataaatgatTATTTAAAAGAACGAACATAATTGAATGGTTATATAAAATGAtttgtatatcaaaattaattcttATTATTGTCTCATGAAATTTTATGTTTCATCTATTAGAGTTAGAAGTACAATTCGTAAGGATTAGTAAGAGAAATATTTGCTTGCTAAACTGAGGCAaactctttttaattaattgagaTGAATGATTTTCTCTCATCTTATTAATTTATAACAGAAAAGCTTTGCATACAAGCCAAATGGCTTGTATGCTTTACAAGTTAATTAACgaataaaaactcaaaatacGTTGCAAAGGTGGTTACGTCTCATACACACGCTATATAAAGATCCCGCGTATATATAACtatcaaatttaaaagatttgtttccttcttcgttCTCCTTATTTCTAGATTTGCTCGTTCACCTTATTTCCTTCTTCGTTCTTcttctcgttcttcttcttctcgttCTTCTCTCTCTGTAACTCCAGTTTCGTTTTCTATTcgattttttgttttctgaaatcaaagtttGAACTCGTTTTAAAGATAATGGATGATTCAACCTCAGATTGTCAGCTAAATCATGGCGAAgtggattatgaatttgaatctaacgaagttcctgaggtttgatttacatACGATTACTCTGAATTTTGTTGCAGTAATTTGTATAGCATTGTGTAGCTGAATAATTCGTGAACATTGACTGTGAAACTAACGCGTGAACATAAATCTGTGGATTGAATCTAATGTATTAGTTTTGATTGATTATCTGGAATTTATAGCAGACGCTCGGGTGTAGATCAGAactttttgggtgtatttttgcgGGAAGTGTGtgtgtatttacagtttatgggtttttctgttattttagCTGAGTTGTTGTCGTTCGGGTGTATTATATCAAACATGATTGggtgtgtttttagtttttgacatggtgtattatgcagcatgtgtatttacagtttattattttttttgttattttagcTGAGTTGTTGTCGTTCGGGTATATTATATCAGACATGATTGGgtgcatttttattttttgtcatggtgtattctgcagtctgtgtatttacagtttatggTTTGCTTCTTGCcctctctttctccttctttatttacgtgcttttctctctgttttctttcttcattattctcgatttccattgttttttgacatcaaactctgaaatcatttttgaagaagaagaagcagcagaagataaggaggagaaagagaaagagttctgaattatgcataaggtgtacttcaacgaattttgggtgtatttcttaaatcctttgggtgtagtttttgtaatcctttgggtgtatttctataatcgtgggtgtatttctgtaatcgtttgagtgtatttctgtaatcgtttgggtgtatttctgaagttctattatcttcaaatttggcaagaaactcgttttcatggaggaagaagaagaagagtcgttTATAATGCATGGTGAGTAGCGCGCTTTGGAAACAGGAAGTGGTTGAATAACGTGTGTTTATTTACTCTTGAATGTGGGAGTGTAATGCATATTTTTTGTTGGGATTGTACCAACTTTTAAGACTTGTAagtcaaaaagacttgtatgtgtagcagacCTCATTCAGTTAAACCTCTTTGATGCTGGATCAGTGGTGCATTCAAATTCTAGCCAATATCAAGGACGTGTTATGAATTATCAGTTCAGGGTACCAGCAGCAGCGGATAACTTTTTGGGTGTATAGTTACAGAATATGGGTGTAAAAGAACTGTTCTTTTTAGTACGCGTGTGCAAGGAGTATGGGCTGAGAACTTGTATGACTTGTAAGGCCTTtttacttgtatgtgtagcaggcccgtaattataattacaaaaatcataaaataatctTGATTTTTATATTAATGTGCAAGCAAAAATGTTTTAGGAGATAaatgattgaaaaatataaaacattattttttatgcGTCCAgaataaaaatcaatttcatAATGTCATTTAATATAAACTAATATATACCAAGATAATTATCTTAATATACAAAATGTTATAAATTGTTCATTATAATAAAGtagagttttttatttttatttatttatttttccaaaaatagtaagtctaaataattattattttgtctAGAGGATATTTGGGAAGGAAAAGTAAGACATACATATAATCTAAACTTGAATaagacgaaaaaaaaaatttcactaagctgttgacttttgaatttttattaaataatagtgcaaacaaatttttaatgctactacaataaaaatttaataagtaGGGTCGTCTATTCAAATCTTGTCTttatatatagttatttatttattgatcaTAGAACTAAGATTTGTGATAGAATAGTctaaaggaaaaaaattaactaaagtatcaattcaattttataattttaactatgtcatttatttaattgttaaaaaaataagcTTAATAATTTCGTCCAAATAAAAATGTCGATGATGTTAACAACTCACAAGTAAATAACCACCAAGTGTAGTtactcaaaaaaaatatttaaataaagatgtcaaaaa includes:
- the LOC130936640 gene encoding vacuolar-sorting protein BRO1-like; its protein translation is MQRDCLIHYFKCLSMVEPLFTSISSDADPILFVWYDAFKPDHRDGVSSQLNGIQLEKAAVLFNLGAIYSQIAASCDRTTALGRHLAIEAFKVAANFFRKLLQFFAKHVVYATLDLTFLFAEFLHLLFSAQASELELHELLNKNDAGYAFQQHRCALAFISVYELHRRAYATIRNDSAARKHLLSFDRTWLTRLKQKVAFLYAEARQRESSILPQSERPHVCSRVESCALDHDAECVTEILVRGICSTKTQLYEIQTRMYVDLILSEYNPFKIMKDGKLVAYPWDMPPPYPTDSAILSSSLSSSSFLPLKKTELLNLYESFGKLVAYPWNIPPPYPTDSAILSSSLSSSSLSDILRFLPLKKTEPLNLYESLRSYFVLK